From the genome of Xyrauchen texanus isolate HMW12.3.18 chromosome 7, RBS_HiC_50CHRs, whole genome shotgun sequence:
GTCTTGGAATATAAACCTTGTTTGTCTGCGTCAGACATATTAACCAGCTTGTAATCAACTCAAACCCCTCAGAAACATCATGGCAACATGGGAGACAAGCAACAGTGTTGTGCATCGCACAAGGGCACGCACATCCGGTGAAAATCAGCTTCCATCAGAGAACGGCTTCATCACACGCAGTGAGATGCACTACATGTCATTATTACTATTGTAGCTTTGAAGATAATAATGTTGATGTTCGCTCGTGCGTCTGTCAATCTACAGATGAGAATTTTAATCATGTGAGGGACATGACACAGAGGAAAGAAGACCTGGAGGTAAAGTAAATCATTAAAATGTTGTAGCACTTTTATCCACATTATTTGAGAGTTGACACTCTGTACGGGTGTTTCTAAACCAGAGAATCAAAGCCGAGGTGATCCGACATGTTAAAGACCATCTGAACGAGGTGCTGGATCGAGCGCTCACCGATTCAGAACCGTCTCTCGCCcgaaacacacaagcacacactgatGAGAAAAGAAGCTGCGGCGACAGGTGAGAGACTCTGTGATGTCACATCTTGTAGAATGAACGTTGTCTTGAGGGCTCTTCTGGTAAAGCTGAAGGGCTGTTCATTATTAAAccgtatatatttgtattttcaggCACAAACTGGAGCAGGGGAAGGTGTTTGTGGCCAGATGGTCCCTGCTTgagtaagtattattaataatgtttaataatccatccatccatcttcaacgggtcgcgggggcagctgctccagcagggggccccaaatttccctatcccgagccacattaaccagcactgactgggggaccctgaggcgttcccaggccagtgtggagacgtaatctctccacctaatcctgggtgcCTGAAACACGTCCCTAGGTAGGCGCCAAGGGggtatccttaccagatgcccaaaccacctcaactgactcctttcgaggcaaaggagcagcggctctactccgagctcctcacggatgactgagctcctcaccctatctctaagggagaagcccgccacccttctgaggaaacccattttggccgcttgtactcgcgacctagttctttcggtcatgacccagccttcatgaccataggtgagggtaggaacaaaaattgaccggtagatcgagagctttgccttccggctcagctctcttttcgttacaatggtgcgatagagcgagtgcaataccgcccccgctgccccgattctccggccaacctcccgctccattgtcccctcactcgagaacaagaccccgaggtacttgaaccccttcacttggggcaatacctccttccctacctggagcactccattggtttaataAGTTAGGGATAATGTACAGAAACTCTTGTATCAAGAGTATCAATTTATCTCTAAATGTCTTCCAAGAGCCTGAAATGCAGATGCTTTGAGGATGTAAAAGATAGACTTTGATGTATCGGCCGGcgatatttatcggccaataAATGAcggtttaatataaataataataataaataaaaaatttataataaatcGGTTTAAACATCAAAACGCAGATATGAAAAAACAAGAAGTGTCGGCACTTCAAAGAACATGTCGTATGTTTTATTCTTTCTCGTTCTCACATTGAGGAAAAAAACGTCATAACGTGACACttgtgaaagcggcacttacatatacatgatgaggtaaaaccatccaaaTGCTTTTAAGAGCAtttctaatggtgcgttcacaaacAACGCGAAGAATATTTCcacctcgcattgctcgcgcgagtttgaccgctggattataaatgtgtgtttaaactgccGTTCGCGCGAGTAAcgtgaacccgcgagtattcccgcttctcgTCCTGAGAAGGAAGGGAGGATGGGCTTCatcgacttggttcatagtaaagttcaaccaatagctggaatcaagtagtcgcgcatattttcagaacttaccaggtagtccaacttcctcactCATGTTCCTCCAAGCGAcgtcttttttcgtccggtctatgtacatgtatgacgttgtgtcatacaattcccgGTGCCCACACACCGCAACAACAAtcgtttcatccatttttccagatttcttctgctactatgtcagtacgtcagtgacatccggacaatctcaatgctgatatgctttcgcgacaacgcggcATGCAAAAAATTTAAACGTCATTTTGAGTGTTCGTGTCGCGTCATTCACTTCATTCGTGCCGTCCAGCACGAATTTGCATTTATTCGCGTCTattgcatctttgcattgactttgtatgtaatcgcgccgcaTGAAACGCTCgcttcacgttgtatgtgaacgcaccataagacaTTGGTACGGTATTCATAAATGCTACACGAATGATTGAGTTAAGATTTAAATcgcggggtctgggtatctctgggagtattgacgctgactattacacctggagtcgtgagattgaacccagggcgtgctgagtgactccagtcaggtctccttaacaaccaaattggccctgttgctagggagggtagagtcacatgggttaacctcctcgtggtcgctataatgtggttctcgctctcggtggggtgtgtggtgagttgtgcgtggatgccacggagaatagcgtgaagcctccacacatgctacatctccgtggtaacgcgctcaacaagccacgtgataagatgcgcggattgacggtctcagacgtggaggcaactgagattcgtcctccgccacccggattgaggtgagtcactacgccaccacgaggacttggagtgcattgggaattgggcgttccaaattggggagaaaaaggggagattatccacacacacacacacacatacaataatgCAATTAGACATGGCTGTATATTTAAACCGTTAATATTAAATTGAAAACATTTCACAGTTTCATCATTAAAAACTCTATTATAAATATTTACCTTTCAAACTTCAGGAAATATAATGGAACGAATATTACCTGTCGGATAAAAAATCtggaatttaaaatattttttttttttttggaactgatctttggaaggtgaatattttattaattaggttaaaaaaaaatttatgatgAAATTTTTTGCACAATCTTTTCAAGTAAAATATGTACCATGTTAAATTGAATCCCAAAAAATGCAATCGTTTCTAATGCAATgcgtttatttttcagtttattttcaCAATTAAGCGTGCTATTTTGCATCtacatttgtcattaaaatactTACATAACTTAATACAGAACCGTTTATTTTAAGCTGCACCAATATAAAAATTTatggccgataccgattttaacaaatAACTATTGGCCGATACCAGTGCCGAGGCGATATTTTGCCACTTGCCTTATTTTGTCATCGagatcactgttttgctcaggaattgtgttttaaaaaatgtacgaAGAGGTAAACTAAATTTCATAGCTTGATGCTTGATGTAAAaaaaggcttcacgctattttccgcggcatccgcacaactcaccacacgccccaccgagagcgagaaccacattatagcgaccacgtggaggttaccccatgtgactctaccctccctagcaaccgggccaatttggttgctaaggagacctggctggattcactcaccacacgccccaccgagagcgagaaccacattatagcgaccacgaggaggttaccccatgtgactctaccctccctagcaaccgggccaatttggttgctaaggagacctggctggagtcactcaccacacgccccaccgagagcgagaaccacattatagcgaccacgaggaggttaccccatgtgactctactctccctagcaaccgggccaatttggttgctaaggagacctggctggagtcactcagcacgccctggattcaaactcagcgtcaatactcgctgagatacccagaccccggCGTAATTTTTAGTATCAAAGACATTTGAGGAACGTGGTGTTTTTATAACAGTTGTTTTCATCAAttgcatttatgtgtgtttgttatattaaaataaagtatataaaaaagaTCAAATTTAATGTGGTCAATTTTGatgtcatgttgactttaaagacaGAGAATCTCTTTAAcgctccctttctctctctctctagtgagCTGTTTGAGGTCAGTCACATCAGGACGATCTATCACATGTTCATCGCGGCTCTCTTCCTGTTCGTCTTGAGCACTTTAGCAGTGGACTACATCGACCAGGGCAGGTGTGTGACACCGTCAGAATGAGTGAGACATTTGATAATAGGATAGAAACAACCGATCAACAACGACgcttaagtgtgacttaagtggaAAAATACTTTTGTGGCTACTgcacattaaaatgacattaatatatccaactgtgtttgtttgtatatttcaGGCTGGTTCTGGACTTTGACTTGTTTGTTTACGCGTTCGGTCAGTTGAGTACGGTCACATGGGCATGGCTCCTGATGTTCAGTTATACTCTGCTTGGGCCGTACCATGTTGTGAGTGTTTGGGGTGGACTGTACCACAACGGCCGCTGGAGGGCATCTGTATCAGTGGCATCTGCACTAATGCTGTGCGCCACCCAGCTGAGCATGCTGGGAATATTTCCGGTGTATGTAGTTCTGCACTATCAGCTCCCCCCGGCATCACGATTCATCATCATATTAGAACAGGTAACGTTAATATACGATCAACATAGTATATACACAAACGGCATCCATGCCCATGTGTTCACAATAGTTTGAAAGTGTAAAAATGGTTTTTCaacctattttatttttaatatgtattaAGAACGTAAATAGGGTGAagtttgattttatgttgacttgataaattaataaataactaaCTGAGTCAATATAACATTGTGCCACATTATGCCCCACAGTTTGTGCCAAGGGTACATTTGGGGTTCAGGGTGTAAAGTCTACCCTCATTTGCCAAAACAAACAGGTCACCAAACTATTGGCTGCATGTCATAATGGAAAACAGTAAAACACAGATGTAGGATTTTTGTGGTCTCATGGAAAGTTATACCAACAATTtagcaaaatgatttttacgtggcttttactatagtgcatgactcattttaacgtttgcattacataatcaactacatttacaggcTTGTTCGAGTGTGCTCGACTGAGAGAGCGTTGCTCTTGTGATGTAAAAGTCTGGGATACTCCCCAATTTgggaaatgcccaattcccaatgcgctctaagtcctcgtggtggcgtagtgatccgggtcaatccgggtggcggaggacgaatctcagttgcctccgcgtctgagaccgtcaatccgccacttcttatcacgtggcttgtttagcgcgttaccgtggagacgtagcgcgtgtggaggcttcacgctattctccgcggcatccacgcacaactcaccacacgccccaccgagagcgagaaccacattatagtgaccacgaggaggttaccccatgtgactctaccctccctagcaaccgggccaatttggttgcctaggagacctgactggagtcactcagcacgcctggattcaaactcgtgactccaggtgttatagccagcgtcaatactcactgagatacccacgTCCCGAGcaaaatgctcaaagtttaaataacAAGGGttaaaaatcacaaacaaataagcttTCAAAAACAGTGggctacattcaggctgatcaggtgcagaacaatcaatagaactgaacagaacctTTTAGCCGTTCTAATTtcacgagactgagccgttgaattagccacgccccctctttccaaaaccccgccctccaaagatggaaaattagctttattgagatgACACGgagcagaaatggttgttaaaaacaacagctgcTAAACAGCGCCCTcagctggcaactgttatgaacaacatggcataaaatggcattaagcctcaataatttgttgcaactacaatactatgagaacgcgacaggcagaaagcatcattgtctgcggacacatttttgttggcTGTTTAtaaagtctagagctgtcacagagaccggtgagatatgttacaacacttattttaattatatctttaattaggacatttattttgtacgtttacatgaaaacaaatcgcttacagcacctttaaggacCTTGCGTGAACTGGTGAAATCAAGCGATAGACAGATTAAGATGTTTCACGGGCCATTTCATGTATGATCACGTGCACAGTAAACAATGTTGCAAATATCAAAATATCGACTTATGCCACTATATGGTTAAATTCGatatatcgtcccatccctaaaAATGACGCAATTTGGTTTTTAATCTCACATGTGCTTTTTCTCACACTATTAGTTGGGTGTAGGTTTAAGTTTTAGGGTAGAGTGGTtggtttgggagaacatttaactcgcgtttagcgccacacagtggacatttcacctcggaacggCCGTGATACGCGTAATGAACCAAAATGTCAACACTGTcgtcatttttaaatgtgatcaaggtggaaaaaaacaattgtgaagTGTTTAAAATAGATAAGCtagttaataattttttattagcaTTATCGGCTAATTGTGCATTATATCATATATTACAAGGCTACTTACAAAatactttatatattatatatatatatatatgcatatagacGTGTAATAAGTTCTGGTTTTCCTCTACGATGTTCCAAATCTTGCTTTCCCTCCACAGATCAGATTTGTGATGAAGAGCTACTCGTTTATCCGTGAAACTATTCCCGCCATTCTCAAAAACACACCGCAGAACGGTAAAGCTGTACAATATACTCATAATCAATTCTACAATTACCATGTTGAAATGAAACCTTCCTTTATCCCCTGATAAAGCACTTAAAATCACTATTACATATTAAATGTGCTGCATAAAACTAAACCTGTAAACATGTTCCAGGTGACCCGCGGCATTATCCGTCGCTCTCCAGCTATCTGTACTTCCTGTTTTGCCCAACACTGATCTATCGTGAGGCGTATCCGAGGTAAACATCATACAACTGTATTACAAAATGACAAACGTACAAATCAATATCCTCACTGTTTGTTGTTCTCATTCAGAAACACGTGCATCAGGTGGAACTACGTTGGCATGAACTTTCTAAAGGTGGAATTTATTATTTGGTTGTTTCGCAACGAGTCGAATGAATCTGTAGGGAACATTTCTGGGTCATCACcccaaaatcaacaacaaaactaagatattatatttagcattatatatataataataataatatatatatatatatatatatatatatatatatatatatatatatatatatatatattttgcattgtaagatattttttaattacactTTTCACAAATTCTTATTACTGCAGAAATCATGTTTGaacagaatgtttttgtttttacttgcatatattacattaaaataaaaactgaacttTACAATTTTGCATAACAATAATGAGAATTAGATGTTTTTGACGGGGTACTAAGAGTTAAATTATCATGATGAATATctgttcattttctttatgcataaTGTCATTTCTTGTGTCTTTCTTATTGGTTTTGGGTTAAGATGTGTCCCGGAGATGTTCTTTGCAGGTTACGTGAGATTTAATCCAGTCAGCTCTTTAAAACGAAATATAATTCTTACTGTATGTTTCCTGTTTCTTTCTACAGATCTTGGGCAGTTTGTTTTATCTGTACTTCATCCTGGTGCGATTGTGCATCCCCGTGTTTATGAACAAGAGCAACCAGCCGTTCagcacacgcacactcatacTGGCGCTCTTCCATGCGGTTTTTCCAGGTACACTTtatacacgcgcgcacacacacgcgcacacacacacatacacacactaacacaaacacacaaactgacgcacacacactaacacaaactgacgcacacacactaacacacaaactgacgcacacacacatacacacacacaaacagatacgcacacacacacaaacaaacacacacaaacagacacacacacgcgcacacacacatgcacacacactaacacacatacacacactaacacacaaactgacgcacacacactaatacacacacactaacacacatacacacactaacacacaaactgtagcacacacactaatacacacacacactaacacacatacacacactaactgacgcacacacactaatacacacacactaacacacaaactgacgcacacacacacaaacagatacgcacacacacacacaaacaaacaaacacgcgtgcgtgcacacacacacacaaacagacacgcacacacacacgcgtgcgcacacacacacgcgcacgcacacacacatacacactcacacacagactcacacatgcccacacacacaggcacacacacatactcacaaacacacagactcaaacacacagactcaaacacacacacacacaaacaaacacacacacagatgcgcacacacacacacacattcacacacgcccacacacatacacactcacacacagactcaaacacacacatactcactcacacacagactcaaacacacacacacaggcacacacacatacacacacactcacaaacacacgcacacacttactcaaacacagacacgcacacacacgtgcacacatacacgcactgacatacacacgtacacatatacacagacacacacaacacacacacacacacacacgcacaataacacacacacagtgcagtatataaattttattttcagttttataaATTTTCAGTAGCTACATGCACACATGGTCAGATGTtacataacatattttaaatacagaTGACACAGGCcgctattttaacatttacaagtATAATTATTGAATTACGCACTAGTTGttgcatttggctcattggtgatGTAATCAAGTCATGTAATGCATAAAATTTAACTATAATCTGATAATgcacattataaaatgtaatccaattacaagtacttgagtttggtaaggcaaggcaagtttatttatatagcacatttcatacacaatggtaattcaaagtgctttacacagaagagattaaaataagaataaaaaaacaagaataattgaaacagtttagaatataaaataaaatccagtacaaacagtcggacacacagtggcacagtgctcattcagtaaatgcacagctaaacagatgtgtttagagtctggatttgaatgtgactactgtaggagcacatctgatcgcttctggaagctggttccagctgcggcggcataatagctaaaagcagactctccttgcttagagtgaacccttggtatttctagctgatgtgatcctaatgatctgagtgatctgttgggtttatattcagtgagcatatctgcaatatattgaggtcctagcccattgagtgatttatataccagtaataata
Proteins encoded in this window:
- the LOC127646942 gene encoding sterol O-acyltransferase 2-like — protein: MATWETSNSVVHRTRARTSGENQLPSENGFITRNENFNHVRDMTQRKEDLERIKAEVIRHVKDHLNEVLDRALTDSEPSLARNTQAHTDEKRSCGDRHKLEQGKVFVARWSLLDELFEVSHIRTIYHMFIAALFLFVLSTLAVDYIDQGRLVLDFDLFVYAFGQLSTVTWAWLLMFSYTLLGPYHVVSVWGGLYHNGRWRASVSVASALMLCATQLSMLGIFPVYVVLHYQLPPASRFIIILEQIRFVMKSYSFIRETIPAILKNTPQNGDPRHYPSLSSYLYFLFCPTLIYREAYPRNTCIRWNYVGMNFLKILGSLFYLYFILVRLCIPVFMNKSNQPFSTRTLILALFHAVFPGMLIFMLGFYAFLHCWLNAFAEMLRFADRMFYKDWWNSTSFANYYRTWNIVVHDWLYYYGYRDFLWLSGQKLRSVATLSVFGVSALVHEYTFTMCFGFFYPVMFCTFAGIGVVFNFAMNDKRKSPVWNIIMWMCLFIGQGIHVCLYCLEWYAQIRCPRTGTGFWELVTPKSWTCSYQ